One Ahaetulla prasina isolate Xishuangbanna chromosome 17, ASM2864084v1, whole genome shotgun sequence genomic window carries:
- the LRRC71 gene encoding leucine-rich repeat-containing protein 71 isoform X3 yields the protein MGKKGERGAKDKSAAQEEEARNAARRAEHGEEEYVCSGALELDFPELCARAGLQEAPRVVSRPHPPAGGPPEEPEGAGGAWAAGEQREALSALAQIQAKYAYFRPAVQVELEHEDPKSAREVFIRSWKIEEKMLGILAKCLPALAHLQALHLWKVGLSDSAFLSLLPVLAACANLKTFVLEGNPLPERSFYRLVSEESSSNKNLVSINLSYNHITDVGATHLANGLRLNRSLLSLSLAHNQIGDEGALKLAELAACLQVLGPFALTHTEVVERRRLLLEKEAQERGRLPQRHSELKSDRPASHVSSTTIDKLQTAKGAKAVVKKKEPTKKEEKGPAGGAAPAQPPAAPAAQAKKEDAKQSKKAVPPVDPKAKGAKGVKLGSKDKRSQVLEVEQILEPTEMMNPLLEPAEHREGQVFLQGNRVLIYLNLMQKPVPGREQDLRQNPGTHGAPRPPPQGLQTRGRAARRCPVSQGQLHPEALSPNLLGRVPSTGTRGQRSPLPTPLEGSPHKTGRMESSLPPIKSHTRNLDFFLLCVRSSVWGKKPLRLVRSEGPSITATCAPPPLAGWPRIRGGHWPSLSQGGPSLHSPPLCFPTQKTSTSQTAAGLLFVRIKVRMHA from the exons ATGGGCAAGAAGGGCGAGCGGGGCGCCAAGGACAAGAGCGCCGCGCAGGAGGAGGAGGCGCGCAACGCGGCGCGCAGGGCCGAGCACGGGGAAG AGGAGTACGTGTGCAGCGGCGCCCTGGAGCTGGACTTCCCGGAGCTTTGCGCGCGCGCCGGGCTGCAGGAGGCCCCCCGCGTGGTCAGCCGCCCCCACCCGCCCGCTGGGGGCCCCCCGGAGGAGCCCGAGGGCGCGGGCGGGGCCTGGGCGGCGGGGGAGCAGCGGGAGGCGCTGTCGGCGCTGGCCCAGATCCAGGCCAAGTACGCCTACTTCCGGCCCGCCGTGCAGGTGGAGCTGGAGCACGAGGACCCCAAGAGCGCCCGCGAGGTCTTCATCCGCA GTTGGAAGATCGAGGAGAAGATGCTGGGTATCCTGGCCAAGTGCCTGCCGGCCCTCGCCCACCTCCAGGCCCTCCA CCTCTGGAAGGTCGGCCTGAGCGACTCTGCCTTCCTCTCCCTGCTTCCCGTGCTGGCCGCCTGCGCCAACCTCAA GACCTTCGTCTTGGAAGGGAACCCCCTGCCCGAGCGCTCCTTCTACAGGCTGGTTTCGGAGGAGAGCAG CTCCAACAAGAACCTGGTCTCTATCAACCTCAGCTACAACCACATCACGGATGTCGGGGCCACCCACCTTGCCAAC GGCCTGCGCCTCAACCGCTCCTTGCTGTCCTTGTCACTGGCGCATAACCAGATCGGAGACGAGGGCGCCCTGAAGCTAGCCGAG CTGGCTGCTTGCTTGCAGGTGCTCGGCCCCTTTGCCCTTACCCACACGGAGGTGGTGGAGAGGCGGCGGCTGCTGCTGGAGAAGGAGGCGCAGGAGAGAGGCCGCCTG CCCCAGAGACACTCCGAGCTGAAAAGTGACCGTCCCGCCAGCCACGTTAGCAGCACCACCATTGACAAGCTGCAGACCGCCAAGGGCGCCAAGGCCGTCGTCAAGAAGAAG GAACCCAccaaaaaggaggagaagggccCAGCGGGCGGAGCTGCTCCCGCACAGCCACCAGCGGCACCAGCGGCCCAGGCCAAGAAGGAGGATGCCAAGCAGTCCAAGAAAG CCGTTCCCCCAGTTGATCCCAAAGCAAAGGGGGCCAAGGGAGTGAAGCTGGGCTCTAAGGACAAGCGGTCCCAGGTCCTGGAAGTGGAG cAGATCCTGGAGCCCACTGAGATGATGAACCCCCTCCTGGAACCAGCCGAGCACCGCGAGGGGCAGGTTTTCCTTCAGGGAAACCGCGTTCTGATCTACCTGAACCTCATGC AAAAACCAGTTCCCGGCCGAGAGCAAGACCTACGGCAGAATCCAGGAACTCATGGGGCCCCGAGACCCCCTCCCCAGGGCCTCCAGACCAGAGGAAGAGCTGCTCGCCGCTGCCCAGTAAGCCAAGGCCAGCTGCACCCAGAAGCTCTGAGCCCAAACCTGCTGGGTAGAGTCCCCAGCACTGGCACCAGAGGCCAGagaagccccctccccaccccccttgaAGGCTCTCCTCACAAGACTGGAAGGATGGAGTCCTCCCTTCCGCCCATTAAAAGTCACACGAGAaaccttgatttttttctcttgtgtGTAAGAAGTTCCGTGTGGGGAAAGAAGCCGTTAAGGCTGGTGCGATCAGAGGGGCCTTCCATCACAGCCACGTGCGCCCCCCCCCCTCTGGCTGGGTGGCCCAGAATCAGAGGTGGGCACTGGCCTTCCCTCAGCCAGGGTGGACCCTCCCTCCACAGCCCACCTCTCTGCTTTCCCACTCAAAAGACTTCCACTAGCCAAACAGCAGCTGGGCTGTTGTTTGTGCGAATCAAGGTGCGAATGCACGCTTAA